GCGGCTGGTGTGCGGGGTGAGAGGCGGCCGGATCCTCCGGCTCGACCCTGTCACCGGAAAGGAAGAGGTGCTGGGCAACACGGGCGGACGCCCCCTCGGCCTGGAGCTGCTCCCGGATGGGACGGTGCTCGTCTGCGACGCCCATCGCGGATTGCTGAAGCTCGACCCGCGCACCGCGTCCATCGAACCCCTGGTGCAATTCGTCGGGGAGACCCCCCTGCGCTTCTGTTCGAACGTGACCGCGGCGCGTGATGGGACACTCTGGTTCACCGAGTCAACGCACCGCTTCGACTTCGAGCACTTCGTGGGGGCGATGTACGAGCATCGCCCGTCGGGGCGGCTGTTCCGCCGAGATCCGGATGGCCATGTGGAGACCGTGCTCGAAGACCTGTTCTTCGCGAACGGCGTCACCCTGACGGAGGATGAGTCCGCGCTGATCTTCGCCGAGACCGACGGCTACCGGCTGTCGCGCTACTGGCTGAAGGGGCCGAAGCGAGGACAGCGGGACATCCTCGCCGACAACCTGCCCGGCTTCCCGGACAACCTCTCGAGAAGCCGGGACGGAAGGTTCTGGGTGGCCCTCGTGACGCCCCGGAACCCGCTGCTGGACCGCCTGGGAACCACCCCAGGCTGGATTCGGAAGGCGTTGTGGCGGGCTCCCGATGCGCTCCAGCCTGGGCCCGTCAAGACCGTCTGGGCCCTGGCGTTCGATGAACAAGGGCGCCCACTCGCGGACCTTCAAACGCAGCGTGACGACTTCTACGGCGCCACCGGCGTCACCGAGTCGAAGGGCGCCCTGTACCTGGCCAGCCTCTATGGCAACGGCCTGCTCCAGGTTCAGCTCCCCCGCTGATAGCGGGGCGCCACGCGGTCACGCGAGACCTGAGGGTTGAGGGTACGCTCGGCGGCGACATAAGCGTCCCAGTCCTTGATGTCGGGCAGCGAGGGGATGCAGACAGGCTCGTTCATCTCCAACGCGCGCAGCGAGGCAGCGACCAGGTCGTCGGCTTGCATGACCCGCTCCGGCGGAAAGTTGGAGAGGCGATTGCCGGCAACTTCGTGAAAGTCGGTGGCGATCACGCCTGGAATCAGGAGCTGCACCTGCACGCCGGTGCCCTGGGCCTCCGCCAGCATCGTCCGGGTGAAGCCCATGACGTAGTTCTTGGACGCGCCGTAGCCCGCATTGCCGGGCAACTGCATGAACACGGTGCCCGACGCCACGTTGATGATCCGGCCGCGTCCCAGCTCCACCATGCGCTTCATCGCGGCCACGGAGAGGCGGCTGAGGGCAATGATATTGACGCGCAGCATCTCTTCGAGCGCGTCCGCGTTCAGCTCCGAGACCCGGCCGCGCGACGCGTAGCCCGCATTGTTGACGAGAAGGTCGATGGGCGGCTCGCCGCTGATCCGTGCGGCGACCACACCCACCCCCTCGGCGGTCGAAAGGTCCGCCGGGAGCACCTCCACCTCGACGCCATGGCCACGCCGCAGCTCATCGGCGAGCGCATTCAGCCGGTCCGCCCGGCGGGCGACCAGCACGAGGGAATGGCCGGTTCTGGCGAGCTGCTCGGCATAGCTGCGCCCGATGCCAGCAGAGGCACCCGTGATCAGCGCTCGGGGATGGGGGGTCATGGAAACCTCGAAATGGGAAGAACAGAGGGGACCCTATCTCCCCCCCGCTGGGACGCCAATGACAACCGGCCTTGGACCCACCTCAGGCCGATTCGACGGCGCGAACGGGCTGGAGTTGGCCGCGGTAGACGCGGTTGACCATCGCCCGGACCTGTCCCAGGGGCTTGTCGAGACGGGCGAGTTTCATCCCGCGCAGATCTGGGCTCTTGTCCGCCAATTGGCTCAGCATCCGCTGGTCCAATCGGGTCTCGTAGTCGACGATGCCTCGGAGCAGCCTGAATCCGATAATGGGCAGGCGCTTCAACGTCCTGGCCATCGCGGGCGAGAGGAAGGCGAACGACAGCACGTCCGTGACCTGTTCCGTCACGGGGGTGAAGAAGATGCTCATCTGGATGCCAGAGGTCCGGATCTTGCCGGGCGCTTTGTCGTTCCACCACCGCTGCTCGGAGAGCATGTGGGGCGGGGCGAAGCGCATCTGGGTGGGCATCTCGACCCAATCTCCCCGCCGGATCCCGAAGATGAGCCTCAGGGGAAGCGAGACCTGCTTCTGGGGGCCCCGGTGGAAAATGCGCAGGACGTCCTCCTCTATCGACGCCTCGGAGGTGGCCTGGGCCACGTTCTCGAAGCCGAAGAGCAAGTGGGTCGTGATGCTGTGGTCCAGCTCCGCGAAGTTGTCGAGCACCACCTCCAGGGGCCCCTCCATCCGGTGACGCAGAACGAAGGCACAGCGGTTCTCGGGGTTGTGGAATTCGGGCAGGATCGCCTCTGAGCCGGCATTCTTGACCCAGATGGCCCCATGCAACTCCGTGGCGGAATAGTGCGTGGCGCAGGAGTGCATGGG
The sequence above is a segment of the Stigmatella aurantiaca genome. Coding sequences within it:
- a CDS encoding SDR family NAD(P)-dependent oxidoreductase, coding for MTPHPRALITGASAGIGRSYAEQLARTGHSLVLVARRADRLNALADELRRGHGVEVEVLPADLSTAEGVGVVAARISGEPPIDLLVNNAGYASRGRVSELNADALEEMLRVNIIALSRLSVAAMKRMVELGRGRIINVASGTVFMQLPGNAGYGASKNYVMGFTRTMLAEAQGTGVQVQLLIPGVIATDFHEVAGNRLSNFPPERVMQADDLVAASLRALEMNEPVCIPSLPDIKDWDAYVAAERTLNPQVSRDRVAPRYQRGS
- a CDS encoding Rieske 2Fe-2S domain-containing protein, encoding MKELDFWHPVLARDELKDKPLAITVAGRQLALFRTADGQIGALEDRCPHRRMRLSKGRVEGNRLVCPYHGWSIDRGGEVRAPIHDNEPMHSCATHYSATELHGAIWVKNAGSEAILPEFHNPENRCAFVLRHRMEGPLEVVLDNFAELDHSITTHLLFGFENVAQATSEASIEEDVLRIFHRGPQKQVSLPLRLIFGIRRGDWVEMPTQMRFAPPHMLSEQRWWNDKAPGKIRTSGIQMSIFFTPVTEQVTDVLSFAFLSPAMARTLKRLPIIGFRLLRGIVDYETRLDQRMLSQLADKSPDLRGMKLARLDKPLGQVRAMVNRVYRGQLQPVRAVESA